The following are encoded together in the Adhaeribacter arboris genome:
- a CDS encoding efflux RND transporter periplasmic adaptor subunit, whose amino-acid sequence MDREIAPEKLRKNKLKNYSKLAGLFVLVAAGLLAFRFVLRPSENRSSLRTSIVTQGPMEASLNATGVLVPENEAVVTSPIQARLEAVLHHAGEKITANQPILQLDKEYTKLSYRKLQDEQQLNQNETSKLQLKLAKEVSELQSRYNIKQMQVKRLQAALSDEKYLLSIGGGTEENVRQAEMNLKVAQLEADQLAAQIRQQKQANSADLKDVGFEMSIQERNLQEMQRKLDQADLKSPISGVLTFVNEEIGTTVNPGDALVRVADLSSFKVKATIADSYADQLQPGGPVTVRLNDTDLKGTIATIRPAVENGQVTFFVQLEQKNHPQLRSNLRVEVFVITSFKNQATRVKNGPFFTGARDQKVFVIKGDKAIARTVQIGLSNFDWVELQGVQPGEEVVISDTKEFQHLDEFTIKNN is encoded by the coding sequence ATGGACAGAGAAATTGCTCCGGAAAAACTCCGGAAAAACAAACTAAAAAACTACAGCAAACTAGCCGGATTATTCGTGCTGGTTGCCGCTGGTCTGTTAGCCTTCCGGTTTGTCCTGCGCCCTTCGGAGAATCGCTCGAGTTTACGCACTTCCATTGTTACCCAAGGTCCGATGGAAGCCTCACTGAATGCTACGGGTGTTTTAGTACCAGAAAACGAAGCCGTCGTAACCAGCCCGATTCAGGCCCGGTTAGAAGCCGTGCTGCACCACGCCGGCGAAAAAATTACGGCCAACCAACCCATTCTGCAATTAGATAAAGAATATACCAAACTATCCTACCGCAAACTGCAGGACGAACAACAACTTAACCAAAACGAAACCAGCAAACTGCAATTAAAACTGGCTAAAGAAGTTAGTGAGCTACAATCCCGGTACAACATTAAACAAATGCAGGTAAAACGCTTACAGGCGGCATTAAGCGACGAAAAATATTTACTTTCCATTGGTGGCGGTACCGAAGAAAACGTGCGGCAAGCTGAAATGAACCTGAAAGTTGCCCAACTGGAAGCCGACCAACTCGCGGCTCAAATCCGACAACAAAAGCAAGCCAATTCCGCTGACCTGAAAGATGTAGGCTTTGAAATGAGCATTCAAGAACGGAACCTGCAGGAAATGCAGCGCAAGCTCGACCAAGCCGACCTTAAATCCCCCATAAGTGGCGTGCTGACCTTTGTGAATGAAGAAATTGGCACTACGGTTAACCCTGGCGATGCCCTGGTTCGGGTGGCAGATTTAAGTAGTTTTAAAGTAAAAGCCACTATTGCCGATTCCTACGCCGACCAGTTACAACCCGGTGGGCCCGTTACGGTGCGCCTGAACGATACCGACCTGAAAGGTACCATTGCTACTATCCGGCCCGCCGTCGAAAATGGACAAGTTACCTTCTTTGTACAATTAGAGCAGAAAAATCATCCGCAATTACGGTCGAACCTGCGCGTGGAAGTATTTGTGATTACTTCTTTTAAAAACCAAGCTACCCGGGTTAAAAATGGTCCTTTCTTTACGGGCGCCCGCGACCAGAAAGTATTTGTGATAAAAGGCGACAAAGCTATTGCCCGCACGGTACAAATTGGCTTAAGCAACTTTGATTGGGTAGAACTGCAAGGCGTACAGCCGGGCGAAGAAGTAGTTATCTCCGATACGAAAGAATTCCAACACCTGGATGAATTTACCATCAAGAATAACTAA
- a CDS encoding dihydrolipoamide acetyltransferase family protein yields MALVEMVMPKMGESIMEGTILRWLKNVGDRIEEDESVLEVATDKVDTEVPAIQGGILTQILANEGDVIPVGQAIALIETNGNATPAPVSESVAKTEVNNAVSVASPEAEKSTPTPNPPVSSETAPELSEAKPKPTFEGRFYSPLVLNIARQEGISMAELEKIPGTGSEGRVTKKDMLEYLEHRQETPEVNAPAAEVAATPVSAPAEASSQPIATPEPAITATTSQPAISVTGNVEIIEMDRMRKMIAQRMVDSKRISPHVTSFVEADVTNIVMWRNKMKDAYQKREGENLTFTPIFIEAVAKAIKDFPMINISVDGDRIIRHRNINIGMAVALPSGNLIVPVIKNADQMNLNGITKKVNDLANRARMNKLTPDDLSDGTYTLTNVGSFGNVLGTPIIMQPQVAILAVGAIKKKPAVIETPQGDLIGIRHFMFLSHSYDHRVVDGSLGGMFVKRVSDYLENFDLDTKI; encoded by the coding sequence ATGGCACTGGTAGAAATGGTAATGCCCAAAATGGGCGAAAGTATCATGGAGGGAACGATACTGCGTTGGTTAAAAAACGTCGGCGACCGCATCGAAGAAGATGAATCGGTACTCGAAGTAGCCACTGATAAAGTAGATACCGAAGTACCGGCCATTCAGGGAGGAATCTTAACGCAAATATTAGCGAATGAAGGCGATGTTATTCCGGTTGGCCAGGCCATTGCTTTAATTGAGACGAATGGTAATGCTACTCCAGCACCCGTTTCTGAATCCGTTGCCAAGACTGAAGTAAATAACGCCGTATCAGTTGCTTCGCCAGAAGCAGAGAAGTCTACTCCTACTCCCAACCCTCCTGTGTCGTCTGAAACTGCACCTGAACTATCGGAAGCAAAACCAAAACCTACTTTCGAGGGCAGGTTCTACTCGCCACTAGTACTGAATATTGCCCGTCAAGAAGGAATAAGCATGGCTGAACTGGAAAAAATTCCCGGTACAGGTAGTGAAGGCAGAGTAACTAAAAAAGACATGCTGGAATACCTGGAGCATCGGCAAGAAACACCAGAAGTAAATGCGCCCGCCGCCGAGGTAGCTGCTACTCCCGTGTCGGCTCCTGCTGAAGCATCTTCCCAACCTATTGCTACTCCTGAACCGGCAATTACTGCTACTACTTCACAACCGGCTATTTCGGTGACGGGTAACGTGGAAATTATAGAAATGGACCGCATGCGGAAAATGATTGCGCAGCGCATGGTAGATAGCAAACGCATTTCGCCGCATGTTACTTCTTTTGTGGAGGCCGACGTGACCAATATTGTGATGTGGCGGAATAAAATGAAAGATGCTTACCAAAAACGAGAAGGCGAAAACCTGACTTTCACGCCTATTTTTATAGAAGCCGTAGCTAAAGCCATTAAAGACTTTCCGATGATTAACATCTCCGTGGATGGAGACCGGATTATTCGGCATCGAAATATTAATATTGGTATGGCTGTAGCCTTACCGAGCGGTAATTTAATTGTTCCGGTGATTAAAAATGCCGACCAAATGAACCTGAACGGCATTACTAAAAAGGTTAACGATTTAGCCAATCGCGCCCGTATGAATAAATTAACTCCCGATGATTTATCCGATGGCACGTATACCTTAACCAATGTAGGTTCTTTCGGCAACGTTTTAGGAACGCCCATCATTATGCAACCGCAAGTGGCTATATTAGCAGTTGGCGCTATCAAGAAAAAACCCGCTGTAATCGAAACACCGCAAGGTGATTTAATCGGTATCCGGCATTTCATGTTTTTATCGCATTCCTACGACCACCGGGTAGTAGATGGTTCACTGGGCGGCATGTTCGTAAAACGCGTATCCGATTACCTGGAAAACTTCGACCTAGACACCAAAATTTAA
- a CDS encoding competence/damage-inducible protein A, translated as MQKSNQNTNIILAEIITIGDEILYGQVIDTNSAFMGAELGKIGIKIKQITSVSDDATHIKKSLDDARTRADVILITGGLGPTKDDLTKTTLASYFGVGLKLDEQSLADVTEIFRRHGREVTEINRQQAFLPENCQAVRNVLGTAPGMWFEVDNKIMVSMPGVPFEMKRMMTDTVLPRLQQYFGLPKINHKVIMTIGIGESFLAEKIADWEDNLPKNIKLAYLPNLGSVRLRLTGFDTGIDDLEAQMQAEVDKLSKIIPEYIFAYGEVSLPEAIGNLLKKHYLTISTAESCTGGNIAHKLTTISGSSAYFKGSIVAYSNAVKVEQLGVSETTLETFGAVSEETVSEMAQNIRQLMKTDIGLATSGIAGPTGGTSDKPVGTIWIAYADAHQTVAKKLNFNRTRELNIEYTTMFALNLVRQSLPEAFRNG; from the coding sequence ATGCAGAAATCGAACCAAAACACCAACATAATATTGGCCGAAATAATTACCATCGGCGACGAAATTTTATACGGCCAGGTAATAGATACCAATTCGGCCTTTATGGGCGCGGAATTAGGAAAAATTGGCATTAAGATTAAGCAAATCACTTCGGTTTCAGATGATGCCACGCATATTAAAAAATCGTTGGATGATGCCCGCACCCGGGCCGATGTTATTTTAATTACCGGCGGTTTGGGGCCTACCAAAGATGATTTAACTAAAACTACGTTGGCCTCCTACTTTGGCGTAGGCTTAAAATTAGACGAACAATCGCTGGCCGATGTAACCGAAATATTCCGGCGGCACGGGCGGGAGGTAACGGAAATTAACCGCCAGCAAGCGTTTTTACCGGAAAACTGCCAAGCGGTGCGCAACGTTCTGGGTACCGCGCCGGGCATGTGGTTCGAGGTAGATAACAAAATTATGGTATCCATGCCGGGTGTACCCTTCGAAATGAAACGTATGATGACGGATACCGTGCTGCCGCGTTTACAGCAATATTTCGGGTTACCGAAGATTAACCATAAAGTCATCATGACCATTGGTATTGGGGAATCTTTTCTGGCCGAAAAAATTGCGGATTGGGAAGATAACCTGCCTAAGAATATAAAACTGGCCTATTTACCCAACTTGGGCAGTGTACGCCTGCGTTTAACTGGCTTTGATACCGGTATCGACGACCTGGAAGCTCAAATGCAGGCCGAAGTAGATAAATTAAGTAAAATTATTCCGGAATACATTTTTGCTTACGGCGAAGTAAGTTTACCGGAAGCTATTGGCAATCTGCTTAAAAAACATTACCTCACTATCTCTACTGCCGAAAGTTGCACCGGTGGAAACATAGCTCATAAATTAACTACTATATCTGGTTCTTCCGCTTATTTTAAAGGCAGCATTGTGGCCTACAGTAATGCGGTAAAAGTAGAACAGCTCGGGGTTTCGGAAACCACTTTAGAAACTTTTGGGGCGGTTAGTGAAGAAACGGTGAGTGAAATGGCCCAGAACATTCGTCAGCTAATGAAAACGGATATTGGCTTAGCCACCAGCGGCATTGCCGGGCCGACCGGCGGCACGTCCGATAAACCAGTAGGCACTATCTGGATAGCCTACGCCGATGCGCACCAAACCGTAGCGAAAAAACTTAATTTTAACCGTACCCGCGAACTGAATATTGAATATACCACTATGTTCGCGCTGAACCTGGTACGGCAAAGTTTACCCGAAGCCTTTCGGAACGGGTAA
- a CDS encoding DUF4197 domain-containing protein, which produces MMFRMKTCSLYLLLFFSIFSFNCSGQLIKLPNVGTINEALNKSKPLTSEEVAGGLKEALTQGIAKGATQASQKDGYFGNQLIRIPFPQDVKRVESTLRSVGLGSQVDKFVLSLNRAAEDAAQTAKPIFIGAIRKLTFKDVWNILTGEKDAATQFLRRTTSDELYRAFAPHIQQSLDKTYATKYYTDVMTAYNALPLTQKVNPNLNDYATKKAMDGLFLLVAQEEANIRENPVARTTELLKRVFSKQTKS; this is translated from the coding sequence ATGATGTTCCGCATGAAAACCTGCTCCTTATACCTTTTGTTATTTTTCTCTATTTTTTCTTTTAATTGCTCCGGTCAACTAATTAAGTTACCTAACGTTGGTACTATAAACGAGGCTTTAAATAAAAGTAAACCGCTTACTTCCGAAGAAGTTGCCGGTGGCTTAAAAGAAGCTTTAACGCAAGGTATTGCCAAAGGCGCCACGCAAGCTTCGCAAAAAGATGGTTATTTCGGCAATCAGTTAATACGTATTCCGTTCCCGCAGGATGTAAAACGCGTAGAATCTACTTTACGCAGCGTAGGATTAGGGAGCCAGGTAGATAAATTTGTGTTGTCGCTGAACCGCGCAGCGGAAGATGCGGCTCAAACGGCTAAACCTATTTTTATTGGCGCTATCCGGAAATTAACTTTTAAAGATGTCTGGAATATTTTAACCGGCGAAAAAGATGCCGCTACCCAATTTTTAAGACGCACTACTTCCGACGAATTATACCGGGCTTTTGCGCCGCATATTCAGCAATCGCTGGATAAAACCTATGCTACCAAGTATTATACTGATGTTATGACGGCTTATAATGCTCTTCCGCTGACTCAGAAAGTGAACCCCAACCTGAATGATTATGCTACTAAAAAAGCAATGGACGGTTTATTTTTACTCGTAGCCCAGGAAGAAGCTAATATTCGCGAAAACCCGGTAGCTCGTACCACCGAGTTATTAAAACGGGTATTTTCGAAACAGACAAAATCGTAG
- a CDS encoding erythromycin esterase family protein, producing MASSKIPYYPLKNKQSLDVLLDAIGDARFVLLGEASHGTSEYYTWRTTISRRLITEKNFNFISVEGDWPDCYLVNRFVKGYPEAGNSVRDVLKNFTRWPTWMWGNWEVAALVEWLREHNQNEAPEHKAGFYGLDVYSLWDSLEQIVKYLEHNDGTTVEAAKRAFRCFEPFGDDPQAYAEAIAFVDKGCENEVLEMLQKISANAPQFSGDREANFGAEQNALVAVNAEKYYRAMIRGGGSSWNVRDRHMMETLNRLMDFHGPESKAIIWEHNTHIGDARATDMARSGMVNIGQLVREEHGSENAFLVGFGSYWGTVMAGRQWGATMQKMEVPRAKPNSWEARLHEAGPGDKLLLTEELRDLPELQKPVGHRAIGVVYNPEFEAFGNYVPSRITERYNAFLFIDETEAVHPLHNYRDAHQPPELYPWGT from the coding sequence ATGGCTTCAAGTAAAATTCCGTATTACCCGCTCAAAAATAAGCAAAGTTTAGATGTACTGCTTGATGCTATTGGCGATGCCCGGTTTGTACTGCTGGGAGAGGCCTCGCACGGTACTTCCGAATACTATACTTGGCGAACAACTATTTCGCGCCGGCTAATTACGGAGAAAAATTTTAATTTTATCTCCGTAGAGGGCGATTGGCCGGATTGTTACTTGGTAAACCGTTTCGTAAAAGGCTACCCCGAGGCGGGCAATTCGGTGCGGGATGTTTTGAAAAATTTTACCCGCTGGCCTACCTGGATGTGGGGAAACTGGGAAGTCGCCGCGCTGGTAGAATGGCTGCGGGAACATAACCAAAATGAGGCCCCGGAGCATAAAGCTGGTTTTTACGGCTTGGATGTGTACAGCCTATGGGATTCTTTGGAGCAGATTGTGAAATACCTGGAACATAATGATGGCACTACGGTAGAAGCGGCCAAAAGAGCTTTTCGTTGTTTTGAGCCCTTCGGTGACGATCCACAAGCCTACGCCGAGGCCATTGCGTTCGTAGATAAAGGTTGTGAGAACGAAGTGCTGGAAATGCTGCAGAAAATTTCAGCGAATGCCCCCCAGTTTTCCGGCGACCGGGAGGCCAATTTCGGGGCGGAACAAAATGCTTTAGTGGCGGTAAACGCCGAAAAATATTACCGGGCTATGATTAGAGGGGGCGGTAGCTCCTGGAACGTGCGCGACCGGCACATGATGGAAACTTTAAATCGTTTGATGGATTTTCATGGACCCGAGTCTAAAGCTATTATCTGGGAACATAATACGCACATTGGCGATGCCCGTGCTACTGATATGGCCCGTAGCGGCATGGTGAACATTGGGCAATTGGTACGGGAAGAGCACGGTTCAGAAAACGCTTTTCTGGTAGGTTTTGGGTCGTATTGGGGTACGGTAATGGCGGGCAGACAATGGGGAGCCACCATGCAAAAAATGGAAGTGCCCCGAGCTAAGCCTAATAGCTGGGAAGCCCGTTTACACGAAGCCGGCCCCGGGGATAAATTACTTTTAACCGAGGAACTACGTGACCTGCCAGAATTGCAAAAGCCCGTTGGCCACCGGGCCATTGGTGTCGTGTATAATCCGGAGTTTGAAGCTTTTGGCAATTACGTACCTTCCCGTATAACGGAGCGTTATAATGCTTTTCTGTTTATTGATGAAACCGAAGCCGTGCATCCGCTGCATAATTACCGCGATGCCCATCAACCCCCCGAATTATACCCTTGGGGAACGTGA
- a CDS encoding ABC transporter ATP-binding protein, translating into MKIKLTGLGKRYNYDWIFRHLTSEFVSNKAYAILGYNGSGKSTFINTLSGNLVPSEGIIDYQVNSKTVPVEEVYRFLSFSAPYLELIEELTLTELIQFHTRFKPLRNLTPNQLIQRMYLEKSRNKYVKDFSSGMKQRLKLGLAIYTDAPLLLLDEPTTNLDQTGINWYLEHISQNQADRLVIVCSNIAHEYQFCHETLDITQYHFPK; encoded by the coding sequence ATGAAGATTAAGCTCACCGGGCTGGGTAAACGTTACAATTACGACTGGATTTTTCGCCATTTAACCTCCGAATTTGTTTCGAATAAGGCGTATGCTATTTTGGGCTATAACGGCTCCGGGAAATCTACTTTTATTAATACTTTATCGGGCAATTTAGTACCCAGCGAAGGTATTATTGATTATCAGGTGAATTCAAAAACGGTACCCGTGGAAGAAGTTTATCGTTTTCTTTCTTTTTCGGCGCCTTACCTGGAATTAATAGAAGAGCTGACTTTAACCGAGTTAATTCAATTTCATACTCGCTTTAAACCCCTGCGGAACCTTACTCCCAATCAGCTTATCCAGCGGATGTACCTGGAAAAATCCCGCAACAAATACGTGAAAGACTTTTCGTCGGGCATGAAACAGCGGCTTAAATTAGGCTTAGCCATTTACACCGACGCTCCTCTCCTGCTCCTCGATGAGCCCACCACCAATTTAGACCAAACCGGTATTAACTGGTACCTCGAACACATTAGTCAGAACCAAGCCGATCGTTTAGTAATTGTTTGTTCTAACATTGCCCACGAATACCAATTCTGCCACGAAACTTTAGATATTACGCAGTATCATTTTCCGAAGTAA
- the lpxA gene encoding acyl-ACP--UDP-N-acetylglucosamine O-acyltransferase: MNQPLAYIHPEAKIAQNVVVEPFSTIYKNVEIGEGTWVGPNVTIMEGARIGKNCKLYPGCVISAAPQDLKYKGEPSTVFIGDNTVIRECVTINRGTAMDKNTTNIGNNCLIMAYVHIAHDCMIANNVIVVNSVQLAGHIEIQDYAIIGGTTAVQQFVKIGAHAMVGGGSLVRKDVPPFVKAAREPLTYAGVNSIGLRRRGFSNEKINEIQEIYRTLFLGGMNHSKALDRIELEMLPSDERDEIINFFRTSERGVIRGYSQRDED, encoded by the coding sequence ATGAATCAACCATTAGCCTATATTCACCCAGAAGCTAAAATTGCGCAAAATGTAGTAGTTGAACCTTTTTCCACCATTTATAAAAATGTCGAAATTGGCGAAGGTACGTGGGTAGGTCCTAATGTAACCATTATGGAAGGGGCGCGCATTGGCAAAAATTGCAAGTTGTACCCCGGCTGTGTCATATCCGCTGCTCCCCAGGATTTAAAATACAAAGGGGAGCCCAGCACCGTATTTATTGGGGATAATACCGTTATCCGGGAATGCGTTACCATTAACCGGGGTACGGCCATGGATAAAAATACCACTAATATCGGCAACAATTGCTTAATAATGGCCTACGTGCACATTGCCCACGATTGTATGATCGCGAATAATGTAATTGTGGTAAACTCCGTACAGTTGGCCGGTCACATCGAAATTCAGGATTACGCTATTATTGGTGGCACCACCGCGGTGCAGCAATTTGTAAAAATTGGCGCGCACGCTATGGTTGGCGGAGGATCGCTGGTGCGTAAAGATGTGCCCCCCTTCGTGAAAGCCGCCCGCGAGCCGCTTACCTATGCCGGAGTGAACTCTATTGGCTTGCGTCGCCGGGGATTTTCTAACGAAAAAATAAACGAAATTCAGGAAATCTACCGCACCTTGTTTCTGGGTGGCATGAACCACAGCAAAGCTTTAGATAGAATTGAGTTGGAAATGCTGCCCAGCGACGAACGCGATGAGATTATTAACTTCTTCCGAACATCGGAGCGAGGCGTAATTCGGGGCTATTCGCAAAGAGATGAAGATTAA
- a CDS encoding bifunctional UDP-3-O-[3-hydroxymyristoyl] N-acetylglucosamine deacetylase/3-hydroxyacyl-ACP dehydratase — MNDKQHTIQSPVTVSGIGLHTGVMANMTFLPAPVNHGYKFQRIDLPGQPIVAADVDNVVDLSRGTTIEQNGARINTVEHTLAAMVGLEIDNILIQLDGPEPPIMDGSSIEFIHALEAVGLEEQNALRNFFEIPHGIHYKDSEREVELAALPLNDYRVTVMVDYNSPVLGSQHASITAIDQFRDQIASSRTFCFLHELEALYKQNLIKGGDLANAIVVVDRVVTEEELSNLATLLNKPKVAVKKEGILNNVELRYKNEPARHKLLDLIGDLALVGRPLKGQILAARPGHAANVAFAKKIKKQMLEVAIQNVPVYDPTKEPVMDINKITQTLPHRFPFVLIDKIIYLDESTVIGVKNVTMNEPQFQGHFPTNPVYPGVYQIESMAQTGGILVLSTVPDPENYWTYFLGVDKCRFRRKVIPGDTIIFKCWLLAPIKRGIAKMEGKAFVNGKVVMEAEMSASIVRKEGV; from the coding sequence ATGAACGATAAACAACATACCATTCAATCGCCGGTAACAGTTTCGGGCATCGGCCTACATACGGGCGTAATGGCCAACATGACTTTTTTACCCGCGCCGGTAAATCATGGCTATAAATTTCAGCGTATCGACTTACCCGGTCAGCCCATAGTGGCCGCCGACGTAGATAATGTGGTGGATTTGTCGCGGGGTACTACCATCGAACAAAACGGGGCGCGCATTAATACGGTGGAACATACCCTAGCCGCCATGGTGGGTTTAGAGATCGATAATATTCTGATTCAATTAGATGGACCAGAGCCGCCCATTATGGATGGTTCTTCCATTGAGTTTATTCATGCCCTGGAAGCAGTAGGGCTGGAAGAACAGAATGCGCTCCGCAATTTTTTTGAAATTCCGCACGGTATCCATTACAAAGACAGCGAACGCGAAGTAGAGTTAGCCGCCTTACCTTTAAACGATTACCGGGTTACCGTAATGGTAGATTATAATTCGCCGGTTCTGGGAAGTCAGCACGCTTCCATTACGGCCATCGATCAGTTTCGGGACCAAATTGCTTCGAGCCGTACTTTTTGCTTTCTGCACGAACTGGAAGCTCTTTATAAACAAAATTTAATTAAGGGGGGCGATTTAGCCAATGCCATTGTGGTTGTAGACCGGGTAGTTACCGAAGAAGAACTGAGTAACTTAGCCACTTTATTGAATAAGCCCAAAGTAGCGGTAAAAAAAGAAGGCATTTTAAATAACGTTGAACTGCGTTACAAAAATGAACCGGCCCGGCATAAACTACTCGATCTTATCGGCGATTTAGCCCTAGTCGGCCGTCCCTTAAAAGGACAGATTTTGGCGGCCCGTCCTGGTCATGCGGCGAATGTGGCCTTTGCCAAAAAGATTAAAAAACAAATGCTGGAAGTAGCCATCCAAAATGTGCCGGTTTACGATCCTACCAAGGAACCAGTGATGGATATTAATAAAATTACGCAAACGCTGCCGCACCGCTTTCCCTTCGTATTAATTGATAAAATTATTTACCTCGACGAAAGCACCGTAATTGGGGTGAAAAATGTAACCATGAACGAGCCGCAGTTTCAGGGTCATTTTCCCACCAATCCGGTCTATCCCGGCGTTTACCAGATAGAATCCATGGCCCAAACCGGCGGTATTCTGGTACTCAGCACCGTGCCGGACCCGGAAAATTACTGGACTTATTTTTTGGGCGTAGATAAATGCCGTTTCCGTCGTAAGGTTATTCCGGGCGATACCATTATTTTTAAATGCTGGTTACTAGCGCCCATAAAAAGAGGTATTGCTAAAATGGAAGGGAAAGCCTTTGTAAACGGCAAAGTAGTGATGGAAGCCGAAATGTCGGCGAGCATCGTCCGGAAGGAAGGGGTGTAA
- the lpxD gene encoding UDP-3-O-(3-hydroxymyristoyl)glucosamine N-acyltransferase — MKFTVGQIAELLGGKVEGDATASVYKLEKIEEAREGSLAFLSNLKYEHYIYTTQATAVIVAHSLVLKQPTTAALIRVEDPYLSFTRLLEEYQKVKSRLLQGVEEPSFIGQNVTIGEAHYRGAFSYIGHNCQIGKNVRIYPQAYIGDNVKIGDNTTIFAGAKIYADSVIGKDCIIHAGAVIGSHGFGFAPQKDGTYKDIPQLGNVILEDNVNVGANTTIDCATMGSTIIREGTKIDNLVMLAHNVEVGRHTVIAAQTGISGSAKIGDNCVIAGQVGIVGHIALANKTTVGAQSGVSKSIKEEGTIIQGSPAFDYKQNLRALAVLRRLPELEKQLNELKEKI; from the coding sequence ATGAAATTTACCGTCGGACAAATAGCTGAATTATTAGGAGGGAAAGTAGAAGGCGATGCAACAGCTTCCGTTTATAAACTAGAGAAAATTGAAGAAGCCCGAGAAGGTTCCCTGGCTTTTTTGTCTAATCTTAAATACGAACACTACATATATACCACTCAGGCCACGGCGGTAATTGTAGCGCACTCCCTGGTTTTAAAACAACCTACTACAGCGGCTCTTATCCGGGTCGAAGATCCTTATCTGAGTTTTACGCGTTTGCTGGAAGAATACCAAAAGGTTAAAAGTCGCTTGTTGCAGGGCGTAGAAGAACCTAGCTTTATTGGGCAGAACGTTACCATTGGCGAAGCACATTACCGCGGCGCTTTTTCGTATATTGGCCATAACTGCCAGATTGGTAAAAACGTGCGCATTTACCCCCAGGCCTACATTGGCGATAATGTAAAAATTGGCGATAATACCACTATTTTTGCGGGCGCTAAAATTTACGCGGATTCTGTGATTGGTAAGGATTGCATTATCCACGCGGGTGCGGTTATTGGCAGCCATGGCTTTGGTTTTGCCCCGCAAAAAGACGGCACGTACAAAGATATTCCTCAATTAGGCAATGTTATTCTGGAAGACAACGTAAATGTAGGCGCTAATACTACCATTGATTGTGCTACCATGGGTTCTACTATTATTCGCGAAGGCACCAAAATAGACAACCTGGTGATGCTGGCACACAACGTGGAAGTTGGCCGCCATACGGTAATTGCGGCGCAAACCGGAATTTCCGGCTCCGCTAAAATTGGGGATAACTGTGTTATTGCCGGTCAGGTAGGCATTGTAGGGCATATAGCCTTAGCCAATAAAACTACCGTGGGCGCCCAATCCGGAGTTTCTAAATCTATAAAAGAAGAAGGCACCATTATTCAGGGCTCACCCGCTTTTGATTATAAGCAAAATTTACGGGCTTTAGCCGTATTGCGGCGTTTACCGGAACTGGAAAAGCAATTGAACGAACTAAAAGAAAAAATTTAA